The Brassica oleracea var. oleracea cultivar TO1000 chromosome C6, BOL, whole genome shotgun sequence genome includes a region encoding these proteins:
- the LOC106296456 gene encoding bifunctional D-cysteine desulfhydrase/1-aminocyclopropane-1-carboxylate deaminase, mitochondrial: MRRRLLTLSRVALLELELTKRRMSAATPMADFLTKSPYSPPSWASHLRPLPSHTFSLAHRPTPIHRWNLPGLPNGTELWIKRDDFTGMELSGNKVRKLEFLMADAVEQQADTVITIGGIQSNHCRATTVASNYLNLDTHLILRTSKLLADGDPGLVGNLLVERLVGANVHLISKEEYSSIGSEALTSALKEKLEKEGKKPYVIPVGGSNSLGTWGYIEAAREIEEQLKCRTDGLKFDDIVVACGSGGTIAGISLGSWLGALKAKVHAFSVCDDPDYFYDFVQGLLDGLQAGVNSRDIVSIHNAKGKGYAMNTSEELKFLKDIASATSVILDPVYSGKAAYGLINEMTKDPKSWEGKKILFIHTGGLLGLYDKVDQMASLMGNWSRMDVQESVPRKEGVGKMF, translated from the exons ATGAGAAGACGGCTCTTAACACTCTCAAGAGTAGCCCTCCTCGAGCTCGAGCTCACCAAAAGAAGAATGTCTGCAGCAACACCCATGGCGGATTTTCTCACGAAAAGTCCTTACTCTCCTCCTTCGTGGGCTTCTCATCTTCGTCCGCTTCCTTCCCACACCTTCTCCCTCGCTCAC CGTCCTACTCCGATCCATCGATGGAACCTCCCCGGTCTCCCCAACGGCACCGAACTCTGGATCAAG CGAGATGACTTCACGGGGATGGAATTGAGCGGGAACAAAGTCCGGAAACTCGAGTTCCTAATGGCCGACGCCGTGGAGCAGCAAGCCGACACCGTCATCACCATCGGCGGTATCCAGAGCAACCACTGCCGCGCCACCACCGTCGCTTCTAACTACCTCAATCTCGACACTCATCTTATCCTCCGCACCTCCAAG CTTCTTGCGGATGGAGATCCTGGGTTGGTTGGGAATCTCCTTGTTGAGCGCCTCGTTGGAGCTAACGTTCATCTCATCTCCAAGGAAGAGTATTCCTCCATTGGGAGTGAG GCTCTCACTAGTGCCTTGAAAGAGAAGCTGGAGAAAGAAGGGAAAAAGCCTTATGTTATTCCCGTTGGTGGATCCAACTCTCTGGGAACTTG GGGTTATATTGAAGCAGCAAGGGAAATTGAGGAGCAGCTTAAATGTAGAACTGATGGCCTCAAGTTTGATGATATTGTGGTTGCATGTGGCAG TGGTGGTACAATTGCTGGTATTTCATTGGGATCTTGGTTGGGAGCTCTTAAAGCCAAG GTCCATGCTTTCTCGGTATGCGATGATCCTGATTACTTTTACGACTTTGTCCAAGGCCTTCTGGATGGACTTCAAGCTGGTGTTAACTCTCGCGATATTGTTAGCATCCACAAT GCCAAGGGAAAAGGATATGCAATGAACACTTCAGAGGAGCTTAAGTTTTTAAAGGACATAGCTAGTGCAACAAGTGTGATTCTTGATCCTGTTTACAG CGGGAAAGCTGCGTACGGTTTGATAAATGAGATGACCAAGGATCCCAAAAGTTGGGAGGGGAAGAAGATATTGTTCATACACACTGGTGGGCTTCTTGGGTTGTATGATAAAGTTGATCAAATGGCTTCTCTGATGGGAAACTGGAGCCGTATGGATGTTCAAGAATCCGTCCCAAGAAAAGAGGGTGTTGGGAAAATGTTCTAG
- the LOC106299135 gene encoding protein CLP1 homolog, whose product MSYNGASMNPPPTIVAVSTSSKHVKLERETELRIEVSDTPLKLRVVNGTAQTDGTTETDYTADETPMVSYLNVHAILNARRRVAQASESTQGPRVIVVGPEDSGKRTLAMLINWAAKEAWKPTFVDFDVTQGSVSIPGSVAATPIETPLDPVVGFPLDMPLVYYYGHTKPGTNVELYKATVMELGRVLERQFLGNYESRAAGMVINTMGGYDEVLLHAIETFNASVVLVLGQEKLYSKLKHVLSSKSNVDVVKLHKSGGVVAKNSEFRKTARSCRIQEYFYVLSKELSPYANTSSISDVKVFRIGGRPQAPRSALPMGSDPVSDPLKVTHVNIDDRDVLHSVLAVSYAQEPDRIVSSNVSGFVYVTEVDVQRKTITYLAPSQGTLPSKFLVAGSLSWKKR is encoded by the exons ATGTCTTACAATGGTGCGTCGATGAACCCACCCCCTACGATCGTCGCGGTTTCCACGTCTAGCAAACATGTGAAACTCGAGAGAGAAACCGAACTCAGGATCGAAGTCTCCGACACGCCTCTCAAACTCCGTGTCGTGAACGGAACCGCCCAGACGGACGGTACAACCGAAACAGACTACACAGCAGACGAGACACCAATGGTCAGCTACCTTAACGTGCATGCAATCCTAAATGCAAGAAGACGTGTTGCCCAAGCTTCAGAGTCTACACAAGGACCTAGGGTTATTGTAGTAGGTCCCGAGGATTCCGGAAAGAGAACGTTGGCAATGCTTATCAACTGGGCAGCTAAAGAGGCGTGGAAGCCTACGTTCGTTGACTTTGACGTTACCCAAGGCTCGGTTTCAATACCTGGCTCTGTCGCTGCTACACCTATAGAGACGCCTCTTGATCCTGTTGTAGGGTTTCCTCTAGATATGCCCTTAGTGTACTACTACGGTCACACTAAACCAGGTACCAACGTTGAACTCTACAAAGCTACGGTGATGGAGCTTGGAAGAGTGCTGGAGAGACAATTTCTTGGGAACTATGAGTC TCGAGCTGCTGGTATGGTGATCAACACCATGGGTGGTTACGATGAGGTGCTTCTCCACGCGATTGAAACATTCAACGCCTCGGTTGTTCTTGTGTTGGGTCAGGAGAAGCTCTACAGCAAGCTTAAACATGTGTTGAGTAGTAAGAGTAATGTTGATGTCGTGAAGCTTCATAAATCAGGTGGAGTTGTTGCTAAGAACAGTGAGTTCCGTAAAACAGCAAGGAGTTGTCGGATTCAGGA ATACTTCTACGTTCTGTCCAAAGAACTATCTCCGTATGCTAATACCTCTAGCATCAGCGATGTGAAAGTGTTCCGCATTGGTGGTAGACCACAAGCTCCAAGATCAGCTCTTCCAATGGGGTCTGACCCGGTTTCTGATCCGTTGAAGGTAACGCATGTGAATATCGATGACCGGGATGTGCTGCATTCTGTTCTGGCTGTCTCGTATGCACAAGAACCAGACCGGATCGTGTCAAGTAATGTTTCCGGGTTTGTGTATGTAACGGAGGTTGATGTGCAAAGGAAGACGATTACGTATTTAGCACCGTCGCAAGGGACATTACCCAGCAAGTTCTTGGTGGCTGGATCTTTGTCTTGGAAGAAAAGATAA